A region of the Anaerolineales bacterium genome:
CCAAGGGGCCATCTCCGTCTCGGTAGTGCATGGTCGATCCAACCTGATCTTCACCCTGACCCGCGCCGACGGCTTCTTGCGAATCCCTCCACAAGCAACCGGACTGCGCCTCGGATCACAGGTCGAGGTGTATCCGTTTCCTGGGGGCTTGGCCTGGCCAGCGCCAATCGGGAGCAGGGAATGAATCGAGGGTTGTACTTGCATGACGTCCCGTTGCCCGAGGCCCGGGAGCGCTTGCAGCAAGCGCTGCAACAGGCCGGGCTGTGGGGGCCGCTGGGCGCCGAGGCCGTGACCCTCCCGGAGGCATTGGGACGAATCACAGCCGAGCCGGTGTGGGCCCGGCTGTCTTCTCCGAATGTGACCTCGGCGGCGATGGATGGCTATGCCATCCGGGCCCAAGCTACACAACAGGCGAGCGACCGCTCGCCGGTAGAGCTCAACCTCGGCACCCAGGCCGGGTATGTTGATACGGGCGACCCCCTTCCGCTCTGGTCCGACGCAGTCGCGCCCATCGAAGTTGTGGAGGTGGTGGAAGGCCGGGTCCGATTGCGGGCTCCGATCGCTCCGTGGTCCAACCTGCGCCCAGTGGCCGAGGACCTCGCCGCCGGCGATCTGGTGCTGGCCTCTGGCCACCGGCTGCGCCCGGTCGATCTCGGCGCCCTCGCCTCAAGTGGAATCGCCACACTCCGAGTCTGGCGGCGGCCGCGCGTCGCGATCCTGCCCACGGGGGATGAACTGGTGCCGGTCGAGCAGTCGCCACGCCCCGGGGAGATCATCGAGTCAAACAGCCTGGTGCTGGCGGCTCAAGTGCAAGCCTGGGGCGGCCTGGCGACCCGCCTGCCGATCGTGCCTGACGACTTTGCCCTCCTGCGTCAGGCGGTGCTGGAGGCGAGCGCCGGCCAGGACCTGGTCCTGATCAATGCCGGCTCCTCGGCCGGCTCTGAGGACTTCACGGCGCAGGTAGTCGAGTCCATCGGTCGAGTCTTGGTGCACGGTGTTGCGGTGCGCCCCGGCCATCCCGTCATCCTCGGCATGATCGAGAGCCAGGGCCGCGTCGTTCCCGCCATCGGCGTCCCGGGCTTTCCAGTCTCGGCTGCGCTGACGGGGGAGATCTTCGTTGAGCCGCTGCTGGCGCGTTGGTCCGGCGCTGCTCCGCACAACCCTCCCCGGCTGTTGGCGACCCTGACGCGGAAGGTGCACTCCTCTGCCGGGGACGATGAGTATCTGCGGGTCGCTGTCGGCCGGGTCGGCGATCGGGTCGTGGCCGCGCCGCTCCCGCGCGGGGCTGGCATGATCACCTCGCTGGTTCGAGCCGATGGGATCGTCCTGATCCCTGCCGGTGCCCAGGGATTGGAGGCAGGAGATGCGGTCGAGGTTCGGCTTTACCTCGACCCGGCGCTGGTCGACAGGACCCTGGTCGCCCTCGGCTCGCACGACCTCACGCTCGACCTGCTGGCCGAGCGGCTCCCCGCCCGCCAGCGGAGATTGACCTCCGCCAATGTCGGAAGCCTGGGCGGATTAATCGCCCTCTCACGTCACGAGGCCCATTTCGGGGGATGTCACCTACTGGATCCAGAGACGGGGGAATACAACCTGCCCTACGTTCGGCGCTACCTCCCCGGCCGCAAGGTCATCTTGCTCGGCTTCGTTCGCCGGACCCAGGGGCTGATCCTGCCGTACCGCAATCCGAAGGGCCTAGCCGGCGTGGCCGACTTGTGCCGTCCCGATATCACCTTCGTCAACCGGCAGCGCGGTGCAGGGACGCGCCTGTTGCTTGACCACCTGCTCGGCCAGGCGAGGATCGATTCCGCTTCGATTCGAGGCTACACGCAAGAAACTTACACCCACCTGGCAGTGGCGGCTTCCATCGCTGCCGGGCAGGCCGATTGCGGCATGGGCGTCGAGGCAGCTGCCGCCCAATTTGGTCTCGACTTCCTGCCCCTCGCCGAGGAGCGCTATGACCTGGTAGTGCCAGAGGAGCACTACTCGAGCTCGCTCTTCCAGCCGGTTCTTGAGGTGCTGGCGGATGCCGGCCTGCAGGCTGCCATCGGCGCACTGCCCGGGTATGCGCTGCCGGAGATCGGAAAGGTCCTGCACGTGATTGAGCCGTAGACCGCTCGCGGCCACATT
Encoded here:
- a CDS encoding molybdopterin biosynthesis protein, translating into MNRGLYLHDVPLPEARERLQQALQQAGLWGPLGAEAVTLPEALGRITAEPVWARLSSPNVTSAAMDGYAIRAQATQQASDRSPVELNLGTQAGYVDTGDPLPLWSDAVAPIEVVEVVEGRVRLRAPIAPWSNLRPVAEDLAAGDLVLASGHRLRPVDLGALASSGIATLRVWRRPRVAILPTGDELVPVEQSPRPGEIIESNSLVLAAQVQAWGGLATRLPIVPDDFALLRQAVLEASAGQDLVLINAGSSAGSEDFTAQVVESIGRVLVHGVAVRPGHPVILGMIESQGRVVPAIGVPGFPVSAALTGEIFVEPLLARWSGAAPHNPPRLLATLTRKVHSSAGDDEYLRVAVGRVGDRVVAAPLPRGAGMITSLVRADGIVLIPAGAQGLEAGDAVEVRLYLDPALVDRTLVALGSHDLTLDLLAERLPARQRRLTSANVGSLGGLIALSRHEAHFGGCHLLDPETGEYNLPYVRRYLPGRKVILLGFVRRTQGLILPYRNPKGLAGVADLCRPDITFVNRQRGAGTRLLLDHLLGQARIDSASIRGYTQETYTHLAVAASIAAGQADCGMGVEAAAAQFGLDFLPLAEERYDLVVPEEHYSSSLFQPVLEVLADAGLQAAIGALPGYALPEIGKVLHVIEP